One window of the Ignavibacteriales bacterium genome contains the following:
- a CDS encoding c-type cytochrome: MKSKLFLAIPTAIIIVLVFSQINCSGREENKPLSQQELISRGKYLVTTGGCSDCHTPKIYTANGPVPDSTRSLSGFQKGEKLPVLDVKYFTPGNWVATESNFSAWVGPWGISYAANLTPDNATGIGAVTEEMFIKSLREGKLKGVGRPLLPPMPWQTMGQMTDQDLKAMYTYLKSIKPIHNEVPQPTPPDKMAEMLAGK; this comes from the coding sequence ATGAAGAGTAAACTGTTTCTTGCAATCCCAACTGCAATAATAATAGTGTTGGTTTTTTCACAAATTAACTGCTCTGGTAGAGAAGAGAATAAACCTCTGTCACAACAGGAATTAATTTCACGCGGTAAATATTTAGTAACCACTGGTGGTTGTTCTGATTGTCATACTCCTAAAATTTATACCGCAAATGGACCAGTACCTGATTCAACAAGAAGTCTTTCCGGTTTTCAAAAGGGAGAAAAACTTCCGGTCCTGGATGTTAAGTATTTTACACCCGGTAATTGGGTGGCTACAGAAAGTAATTTTTCTGCCTGGGTTGGGCCGTGGGGAATTTCATATGCCGCAAATCTAACTCCCGATAATGCAACTGGAATTGGAGCGGTAACAGAAGAAATGTTTATAAAATCTCTTAGAGAAGGAAAACTTAAAGGTGTCGGTAGACCATTACTTCCTCCAATGCCTTGGCAGACTATGGGTCAAATGACAGATCAGGATCTTAAAGCTATGTATACTTATCTAAAATCCATTAAACCTATTCATAACGAAGTTCCGCAGCCCACACCACCGGATAAGATGGCGGAAATGTTAGCGGGTAAATAG
- a CDS encoding nuclear transport factor 2 family protein, protein MKKLCVLLVLLAPFFLVLNIEAQQWSAEQQEVWKTIDASWQAAKDGKVWVEEFVHPDGISWGYSSPMPRDKATMIRWSKAYKSITKILEYQIFPLSIVVKGDVAIAHYYYRELDESYDGKKESENARVTETWYKEGNKWLLLSWHSGKDKTKE, encoded by the coding sequence ATGAAAAAGTTATGTGTTCTTCTTGTTTTATTAGCACCATTTTTTTTGGTGTTAAATATTGAAGCGCAACAATGGTCTGCAGAGCAGCAGGAAGTCTGGAAAACTATTGACGCTTCGTGGCAAGCCGCTAAGGATGGTAAGGTCTGGGTTGAAGAATTTGTTCACCCTGATGGTATAAGTTGGGGTTATTCTTCACCGATGCCCCGAGACAAAGCAACCATGATTCGTTGGTCAAAGGCTTATAAATCAATTACAAAGATTCTGGAATATCAAATTTTTCCACTTTCAATTGTAGTAAAGGGAGATGTGGCAATTGCTCATTATTATTATCGTGAGCTTGACGAATCATATGACGGAAAAAAAGAATCAGAAAATGCTCGCGTTACAGAAACTTGGTATAAAGAAGGTAACAAATGGCTGCTATTAAGCTGGCATAGTGGTAAGGATAAAACTAAGGAATAA